Proteins found in one Pelmatolapia mariae isolate MD_Pm_ZW linkage group LG7, Pm_UMD_F_2, whole genome shotgun sequence genomic segment:
- the LOC134631719 gene encoding putative nuclease HARBI1 — MACPFLEEPVDVEAQILRRALRRERVIRARLDILSFPDDFLCERYRFSAQSIIYLNNIVRPYIAHVTHRGHSLSFVHIICIALRFFANGSFLYNIGDAEHVSKATVCRAVRNVTVALKRLLYSFVVFPGHRPTRFIKEGFHKIAGFPGVIGCIDGTHIPVIAPSVNEGDYVNRKSFHSINVQIICDAANIITNVEAKWPGSVHDSQIFRECTLSTKFGHGEFTGYLLGDRGYPCLPYLLTPYPDPEPGPQQRYNLAHCRTRARVEMTIGMLKARFQCLQRLRVTPERACDIIVACVILHNIAIIRGEHCPSEPNISSDPNHEHPDPPTDIQDGRAVRDTICHNHFL; from the exons atggcgtgccccttccttgaagagccagtagatgttgaagcccaaattctccgcagagctctccgccgggagagagtgattagagcgcgtttggacattttatcatttcctgatgattttctgtgtgaacgttaccgtttttcagcacaatctataatttatttgaataacatcgtcaggccttatattgctcatgtgacacatcgcggacattctctcagttttgtacatattatttgtattgcacttcgtttttttgcaaacgggagctttctgtataatattggtgacgctgagcacgtttccaaggctactgtctgtcgggcagtcaggaatgttacagttgcactgaaacgtctcctgtactcgtttgtggtgttcccCGGTCATAGACCCACAAGATTTATCAAAGAGGGATTCCACAAAATtgcag ggttcccaggcgtgattggctgtatagatggcactcacattccagtcattgctccttcagtaaatgaaggagactatgtgaacaggaagtctttccacagcattaatgtacag ATCATATGTGATGCTGCCAACATTATCACAAATGTGGAAGCCAAGTGGCCAGGCTCTGTTCATGACTCACAAATTTTTCGTGAATGTACACTGAGCACAAAATTTGGACATG GAGAGTTCACTGGCTACTTGCTTGGTGATAGGGGGTATCCATGTTTACCCTATTTGCTTACCCCTTACCCTGACCCTGAACCGGGCCCACAGCAGCGATATAATCTGGCTCATTGCAGGACAAGAGCCAGAGTTGAAATGACTATCGGAATGCTTAAGGCCCGGTTCCAGTGCCTTCAAAGACTCAGGGTCACCCCAGAAAGGGCATGTGACATTATTGTGGCATGTGTGATTCTTCACAACATTGCCATAATTAGAGGAGAACACTGTCCTTCTGAACCAAACATCAGCAGTGATCCAAACCATGAACATCCTGACCCTCCCACGGACATACAAGATGGAAGAGCAGTCAGAGACACCATATGTCACAATCATTTCCTGTGA